The following are encoded together in the Salvia hispanica cultivar TCC Black 2014 chromosome 6, UniMelb_Shisp_WGS_1.0, whole genome shotgun sequence genome:
- the LOC125191613 gene encoding receptor-like protein EIX2 — MNQLHHLNLSNSSFSRIVPPQLGNLTNLRSLVLSFNSLTSMSLSILKTSVLKSLEILNLSVNQFNGSMPDLRAFPSLTELYLFANNFTGSIPLSIGQLSELQVLDHSFNSLEGLVNESHFSKLDNLKSLDLSYNPLLILDIAPDWSPPFQLANIHLARCNVGPTFPKWIHTQRNFASLDLHSANIRDEAPWWLWRTSSSLQFLYLSDNELSGRIPKLSSTSIEYMDVSYNNFSGPIPLFPPNVSAIFLNGNIFSGSISSICKTSHDELSFLDLSNNRLGGQVPNCWEKVPNMVLFNVANNSFSGEIPRSLGALHNLSVLQMRGNSLSGELPYNLRLCQELRIFDIGGNKLTGEIPTWIGQLYRTQFLKLQGNKLHGSIPLEICNLTNIQVLDFSINNLSWIIPDCFNNFTVLSGTDIPNPSISGNIFDPLDNGFVLTDGKCYHIRDRVVIDANRRYIFEYSSFQWKGRESKYWENLRLLKLIDFSSNGLTGNIPKSFSNMSGIRSLNLSRNSLTGYIIPDIGKMEMLDSLDLSHNQLSGEIPTSLAAIYGLGDLDLSNNKLSRKIPTGTQLQSFNPSAYAGNDGLCGDPLPKCPGDSLRPSTTIPMENMNENDVSMFSFMQEVGIAMAFGFIFGFWGVIGSFILKKSWRIAFFNLFDAAGDWFHVTIAVFISKCRRS; from the coding sequence ATGAATCAATTGCATCACTTGAATCTCTCAAACTCTAGCTTTTCCAGGATTGTTCCTCCTCAGTTAGGAAACCTTACCAATCTACGCTCCCTCGTTCTCTCGTTTAACTCTTTGACTTCAATGTCTCTTTCTATACTTAAAACTTCTGTATTGAAATCACTCGAAATACTGAACTTGTCCGTGAATCAATTCAACGGATCGATGCCAGACCTGAGAGCATTTCCTTCGTTGACAGAGCTGTACCTCTTCGCAAACAACTTTACTGGCTCAATTCCTCTGAGTATTGGCCAACTCTCCGAGCTTCAAGTTCTAGATCATtctttcaattctttggaaGGTTTAGTCAATGAATCCCACTTTTCCAAGCTTGATAACTTAAAGTCACTAGATTTATCCTACAATCCATTATTGATCTTGGATATTGCCCCTGATTGGAGTCCTCCTTTTCAGTTGGCTAATATACATCTAGCCAGGTgcaatgtgggtcctacttttccAAAATGGATTCATACTCAGAGGAATTTTGCATCCCTTGATTTGCATAGTGCCAATATAAGAGATGAAGCCCCGTGGTGGCTGTGGAGGACGTCTTCTTCATTGCAATTTTTATATCTCTCCGACAATGAATTAAGTGGTAGAATTCCGAAACTCTCATCCACCTCCATCGAGTATATGGATGTTAGTTACAATAATTTCTCGGGCCCTATACCACTCTTTCCTCCAAATGTTAGTGCAATTTTCTTGAATGGAAATATATTCTCCGGttcaatttcatctatttGCAAAACCAGCCACGACGAGCTTAGTTTCCTCGACCTCTCTAATAATCGATTGGGAGGACAAGTTCCCAACTGTTGGGAGAAAGTGCCAAACATGGTCCTCTTTAATGTGGCTAACAACAGTTTTTCGGGTGAAATTCCTCGCTCTTTAGGCGCTTTACATAACCTCAGTGTGTTACAAATGCGTGGTAATAGTCTATCCGGGGAATTGCCTTACAATTTAAGACTCTGCCAAGAGTTGAGAATCTTTGATATTGGAGGGAACAAGCTAACAGGAGAGATCCCCACTTGGATCGGGCAACTGTATCGGACGCAATTTCTAAAACTTCAAGGAAATAAATTGCATGGCAGTATTCCTCTCGAGATATGCAATCTTACTAATATTCAAGTTCTAGATTTCTCTATAAACAACTTGTCTTGGATAATACCCGATTGCTTCAACAATTTTACTGTCTTGTCCGGTACGGATATTCCAAATCCTTCCATTTctggaaatatttttgatcCATTAGACAATGGATTTGTATTAACAGATGGTAAATGTTATCATATTCGAGATCGTGTCGTTATTGATGCTAATAGACGTTACATCTTTGAATATTCATCGTTTCAATGGAAAGGTAGGGAATCCAAGTACTGGGAAAATCTACGTCTTCTCAAACTCATTGATTTTTCAAGCAATGGATTGACCGGGAACATTCCCAAATCCTTTTCCaatatgagtggaataagGTCCTTGAATCTATCAAGAAATAGTTTGACGGGATATATAATTCCAGATATTGGTAAAATGGAGATGCTAGATTCTCTTGATCTATCTCACAACCAACTCTCTGGCGAGATACCAACAAGTTTGGCAGCAATATACGGTCTTGGTGATCTTGATTTGTCGAACAACAAATTGTCTAGAAAAATTCCAACTGGGACTCAATTGCAGAGCTTCAATCCATCGGCTTATGCAGGGAATGATGGACTATGTGGCGACCCTCTTCCAAAGTGCCCCGGAGATAGCTTGAGGCCATCCACCACAATTCCGATGGAAAACATGAATGAGAACGACGTCAGCATGTTCTCATTCATGCAAGAAGTTGGCATAGCAATGGCTTTTGGTTTTATCTTTGGATTTTGGGGAGTCATTGGTTCATTCATATTGAAGAAATCATGGAGAATTGCATTCTTCAACTTGTTTGATGCTGCTGGAGATTGGTTCCACGTTACAATTGCTGTGTTTATATCCAAATGCAGACGAAGTTGA